In Paenibacillus sp. G2S3, a single window of DNA contains:
- the pheS gene encoding phenylalanine--tRNA ligase subunit alpha yields MKEKLEALKVEALAKLQEVMDPQVLNDLRVKYLGKKGELTEVLRGMGGLSAEERPVIGQVANQVRSAIEEIIGAKQEAFQQQETQQRLQAEKVDVTLPGRRMQQGGIHPLSRVVQEIEDIFIGMGYRVAEGPEVETDYYNFEALNLPKNHPARDMQDSFYLTDDLLMRTQTSPVQIRTMQAMNGEVPVKIICPGKVFRRDDDDATHSFQFHQIEGLVIGSNIRMSDLKGTLQQFVQEMFGPNTGIRLRPSFFPFTEPSVEVDVSCFKCGGDGCRLCKQSGWLEILGAGMVHPNVLKMGGYDPAKYSGFAFGMGVERIAMLKYGIDDIRHFYNNDMSFVKQFKGV; encoded by the coding sequence ATGAAAGAGAAGTTGGAAGCATTGAAGGTTGAGGCGCTGGCTAAGTTGCAGGAGGTTATGGATCCACAGGTTCTGAATGACCTGAGAGTGAAGTATCTCGGTAAAAAAGGCGAGCTTACAGAAGTTCTACGTGGTATGGGAGGACTTAGTGCTGAGGAGCGTCCGGTTATCGGGCAAGTAGCAAATCAGGTACGTAGTGCCATTGAGGAGATTATTGGAGCAAAGCAAGAGGCTTTTCAACAGCAAGAGACTCAGCAACGTCTGCAAGCTGAAAAAGTAGACGTAACCCTACCGGGTCGCCGCATGCAGCAAGGGGGCATTCACCCGCTTAGCAGAGTGGTTCAGGAAATCGAGGATATTTTCATTGGTATGGGCTACCGTGTGGCTGAAGGTCCGGAAGTGGAGACCGATTATTATAACTTTGAAGCCCTAAATCTGCCTAAGAATCACCCGGCACGTGATATGCAGGATTCCTTCTATTTGACAGATGACCTGCTTATGCGCACTCAAACGTCTCCGGTACAGATTCGTACTATGCAGGCGATGAATGGTGAAGTTCCAGTTAAAATCATTTGCCCGGGTAAAGTATTCCGCCGCGATGATGACGATGCAACGCATTCCTTCCAGTTCCATCAAATCGAAGGTTTGGTTATCGGCAGCAACATTCGGATGAGTGATCTGAAAGGTACCCTGCAACAATTCGTACAAGAGATGTTCGGCCCGAATACAGGCATTCGTCTTCGTCCGAGCTTCTTCCCATTCACTGAGCCAAGCGTTGAAGTGGACGTAAGCTGCTTCAAATGTGGCGGCGATGGCTGCAGACTGTGTAAGCAAAGCGGATGGTTAGAAATCCTTGGTGCGGGCATGGTGCATCCAAATGTTTTGAAAATGGGTGGCTATGATCCTGCTAAATATAGCGGCTTCGCATTCGGAATGGGTGTTGAGCGGATTGCTATGCTTAAATACGGCATCGATGACATCCGTCATTTCTATAACAATGATATGAGTTTTGTAAAGCAGTTCAAGGGCGTTTAG
- a CDS encoding efflux RND transporter periplasmic adaptor subunit, whose protein sequence is MKKKKVLLWTIGVVAVATAGLLVYTFLPDKNSQAAEVPVNTATVTKGDIVVNVSGAGSVTATETGKVKTKDAGTVAEVLVKEGDVVKKGQKLITFEGDDLSDNLKQEQTSLTSLETDLQDKQEQYKKLAVAGASEDELASAKRSIEKAKTDIASQIEKIASVQEDMIPPDPLTAPIDGTVTTVNISSGEKAMDGSELIDITDYANLSVIVQVDELDIPTVKIGMPATISLDALPDTEFKGSVTKIAKEGTVSNGVSLFDVTVGLATSEGALVGMSAEVSVTTAEKKDVLTVPIEAVQERNGKYTVALPLTAGSAESSKASSEGQAPMPSGAPDANGGAMPYGGAPDADGGAMPSGAPDARGGVMPSGAPNARGGAMANGTAGTRNRGYSNQRTVSVEVGIHDESSIEIISGLNEGDKVIIPTVISTKTGTTSTEMQMQGGMGGMGGANFSGGGFSGGGFSGGGAGGMGGAPGGGGGGSR, encoded by the coding sequence ATGAAGAAGAAAAAAGTGTTGCTCTGGACCATCGGAGTAGTAGCTGTAGCAACAGCCGGATTGTTGGTGTATACGTTTCTACCTGATAAGAATAGTCAGGCCGCTGAAGTGCCTGTTAATACAGCCACGGTTACGAAGGGCGATATCGTAGTAAATGTATCTGGAGCAGGCTCCGTCACGGCCACCGAAACAGGGAAAGTAAAAACGAAGGATGCTGGAACCGTTGCTGAGGTGCTTGTCAAAGAAGGCGACGTCGTGAAAAAAGGTCAAAAGTTAATTACCTTCGAAGGCGATGACCTGAGCGATAATCTCAAGCAGGAACAAACCTCTCTTACCTCGCTTGAAACAGATCTTCAGGACAAGCAGGAGCAGTATAAGAAGCTTGCCGTGGCAGGTGCCTCCGAGGATGAATTGGCCAGTGCCAAACGTTCGATTGAAAAAGCGAAAACGGATATCGCTTCTCAAATCGAAAAAATCGCATCTGTACAAGAGGATATGATCCCTCCAGATCCCCTAACCGCTCCAATTGACGGAACTGTTACAACAGTTAACATCTCCAGCGGTGAAAAAGCGATGGATGGCTCTGAACTCATCGATATCACCGATTATGCTAATTTAAGCGTCATAGTGCAGGTGGATGAGCTTGATATTCCTACAGTGAAAATAGGGATGCCTGCTACCATTTCATTGGATGCCCTGCCCGACACTGAATTCAAGGGGAGTGTTACTAAGATCGCCAAGGAAGGCACCGTCTCCAATGGAGTATCCCTCTTCGATGTTACCGTTGGCTTAGCCACCTCCGAAGGTGCCCTTGTAGGAATGTCCGCAGAAGTTTCAGTTACAACAGCTGAGAAAAAAGATGTGTTAACCGTACCTATTGAAGCTGTTCAAGAAAGAAATGGCAAGTACACAGTAGCTCTCCCTTTAACAGCGGGTTCAGCTGAATCCTCAAAAGCATCTAGCGAGGGCCAGGCACCAATGCCTAGCGGGGCTCCTGATGCTAACGGTGGCGCTATGCCTTATGGTGGTGCGCCTGATGCTGACGGTGGCGCTATGCCTAGCGGAGCTCCTGATGCTCGCGGTGGAGTTATGCCTAGTGGAGCACCTAATGCTCGCGGCGGTGCTATGGCTAACGGAACAGCTGGTACAAGAAATCGAGGATACAGTAATCAGCGAACAGTCTCCGTCGAAGTGGGCATCCATGATGAGAGCAGTATTGAAATCATCAGTGGGCTAAATGAAGGTGACAAAGTGATCATTCCTACAGTAATCTCTACCAAAACAGGCACAACTAGTACTGAGATGCAAATGCAAGGTGGTATGGGCGGTATGGGTGGTGCTAATTTCAGCGGTGGCGGCTTTAGTGGTGGCGGCTTCAGTGGAGGTGGTGCTGGTGGCATGGGCGGAGCACCAGGTGGCGGCGGAGGTGGCAGCAGATGA
- the pheT gene encoding phenylalanine--tRNA ligase subunit beta, translating to MKVSTGWLADYTSIEGVTAEKLAEKITAAGIEIDGVERRNKGISGIVTGYVKSKEKHPDADKLNVCIVDAGQGEDLQIVCGAKNVAAGQIVPVALVGAKLPGLDIKKAKLRGVLSQGMICSAKELGLNDKLLPKEQQEGILVLPEGTEIGQDISKLLGLDDEILEFDLTPNRSDCLSMIGAAYEVGAILGRDIKLPDPASEMIEISGAASNSISVKIENEELCSHYAVRYISGVKPAASPLWIQNRLMAAGIRPINNIVDITNYVMLEYGQPLHAFDADKIEGGELGVRLAHEGEVLTTLDGQERKLEPHMLVIADGAKVVGLAGVMGGRDTEVTAETVNIVLESAKFDGGTVRKTSRQLGLRSEASLRFEKEVDPNAVIPALNRAAVLIARYAGGSVHEGIVQAGTVGGEEKVLTLSLEKLNRYLGTDLSLLEVKTLFGRLHFKCGDTAQGLIEVQVPTRRGDISYDVDLIEEIARLYGYDNIPTTLIEGVTTPGALTHKQSLRRELRRLLAHGGYQEVMGYSFIQPKQSKMFPELSEGSQAVKLAMPMSEERSVLRTSLLPQLLDIASYNTNRRQSDLALFEIGNVFFTDEEQLTRQPRELPVLGLLLSGSLTVKQWNVSAQPVDFFDLKGALESVFAYLGLTDKIIYEGDSPEGYHPGRSASVYLVGDEGRVKIGTMGQLHPELQRELDLVDTYVAEILLQPLYDNTHSRLQYNELPRFPGMERDIAVVVDSTVPAGDLLASIRANGGTLLQSVQVFDVYTGGKLESGKKSIAISLLYRHGDHTLTDEEVGEVHDKLLSSLQQTFGAELRK from the coding sequence ATGAAAGTATCAACCGGATGGTTGGCTGATTATACATCGATTGAAGGAGTAACCGCCGAGAAGCTAGCGGAGAAGATTACCGCTGCCGGCATTGAAATTGACGGAGTAGAGCGCCGCAATAAAGGGATTTCCGGCATTGTAACCGGCTATGTGAAATCGAAAGAAAAACATCCTGATGCGGATAAGCTGAACGTATGTATCGTGGATGCAGGTCAAGGTGAAGATCTGCAAATCGTCTGTGGCGCAAAAAATGTGGCAGCGGGACAAATCGTTCCTGTAGCTCTTGTTGGCGCTAAGCTGCCAGGACTGGATATCAAAAAAGCGAAGCTGCGCGGAGTATTATCGCAAGGGATGATCTGCTCGGCTAAAGAATTGGGACTCAATGATAAATTGCTTCCTAAAGAGCAGCAAGAAGGCATTCTTGTGCTTCCTGAAGGCACAGAAATCGGTCAAGATATTTCAAAGCTGCTGGGACTAGATGATGAGATTCTGGAATTCGATCTGACTCCGAACCGTTCAGATTGCCTAAGCATGATTGGGGCAGCTTATGAAGTGGGCGCGATTCTTGGACGCGACATCAAATTGCCTGATCCAGCAAGCGAAATGATTGAGATTAGTGGGGCAGCTTCTAATTCCATTTCCGTAAAAATTGAGAATGAAGAACTCTGCAGTCATTATGCAGTTCGTTATATCTCAGGCGTGAAACCAGCAGCATCACCACTGTGGATTCAGAATCGTCTGATGGCGGCAGGGATTCGTCCGATTAACAATATCGTGGATATCACCAACTATGTGATGCTCGAATACGGACAGCCGCTTCATGCTTTTGATGCAGATAAAATAGAAGGCGGAGAACTCGGCGTTCGTCTTGCTCATGAAGGTGAAGTCCTGACTACACTTGACGGTCAAGAGCGGAAGCTAGAGCCGCATATGCTCGTTATCGCTGATGGAGCTAAAGTAGTAGGTCTGGCCGGAGTAATGGGTGGCCGGGATACGGAAGTTACTGCTGAGACGGTAAATATCGTTCTGGAATCCGCTAAGTTTGACGGAGGAACCGTTCGTAAAACCTCGCGTCAACTGGGACTTCGCTCGGAAGCATCGCTTCGTTTCGAGAAAGAAGTGGATCCAAATGCAGTGATCCCTGCATTGAATCGCGCTGCAGTACTTATTGCGCGTTATGCTGGCGGATCTGTGCATGAAGGAATTGTGCAAGCAGGAACAGTCGGAGGAGAAGAGAAGGTACTTACTTTGTCCTTGGAGAAGCTGAACCGTTATCTCGGAACAGATCTGTCCTTGCTAGAAGTGAAGACATTGTTTGGTCGTCTACATTTCAAATGCGGGGATACCGCACAAGGATTGATCGAAGTTCAGGTGCCAACTAGACGTGGCGATATCAGCTATGATGTTGACCTTATCGAAGAAATTGCTCGTTTGTACGGGTATGACAATATTCCAACGACTCTGATTGAAGGAGTTACAACACCAGGCGCATTAACGCATAAGCAATCGCTCCGTCGTGAACTGCGTCGCTTGTTGGCGCATGGCGGTTATCAGGAAGTGATGGGTTACTCCTTCATCCAGCCGAAACAAAGCAAAATGTTCCCTGAGTTATCTGAAGGCTCACAAGCGGTTAAATTGGCGATGCCAATGAGTGAAGAACGCAGCGTATTGCGAACTAGCCTTCTGCCACAGCTTTTGGATATTGCTAGCTACAATACTAACCGTCGTCAAAGTGACCTAGCGTTGTTTGAGATTGGCAATGTCTTCTTCACAGATGAAGAACAGTTGACTCGTCAGCCGCGTGAACTGCCGGTGCTGGGACTGTTGCTTAGTGGTAGTCTAACAGTGAAGCAATGGAACGTTTCTGCACAGCCTGTCGATTTCTTTGATTTGAAGGGTGCGCTGGAATCAGTATTTGCTTATTTGGGTCTCACAGACAAAATCATCTACGAGGGAGATAGTCCAGAAGGGTATCATCCTGGACGTTCCGCGTCGGTATATTTAGTTGGAGACGAGGGTCGTGTGAAGATTGGAACTATGGGCCAGCTTCATCCGGAACTGCAAAGAGAGCTTGATCTAGTGGATACTTATGTAGCTGAGATTCTATTGCAGCCGTTGTATGATAACACGCACAGCCGTCTGCAATATAATGAGCTTCCACGTTTCCCGGGGATGGAACGGGATATTGCCGTAGTTGTAGATTCAACTGTTCCAGCGGGTGATCTGCTAGCTTCCATTCGTGCAAACGGAGGAACTTTGCTGCAATCCGTACAGGTATTCGACGTGTACACTGGTGGCAAGTTAGAGAGTGGAAAGAAGAGTATTGCGATCTCACTCCTGTATCGTCACGGTGATCATACATTGACAGATGAAGAGGTTGGAGAAGTGCATGATAAGCTATTATCGTCTCTTCAACAAACTTTTGGTGCAGAATTAAGAAAATAG
- a CDS encoding cupredoxin domain-containing protein, translated as MKRVAILLSIVFVIALTACGNSNNSAAGNANKLEPEIEAETELIITATNYSFDQEEYHLKKGVPVKIIFKNDSGNHGILVPEFELQLNGKKSSKVIVPEEAGTFEMTCSIMCGSGHSGMNAKIIVE; from the coding sequence ATGAAGAGAGTTGCAATTCTACTTTCAATTGTGTTCGTTATAGCACTTACGGCCTGCGGGAACAGCAATAATAGCGCTGCTGGTAATGCTAACAAGTTGGAACCGGAAATCGAAGCAGAGACCGAACTCATAATTACAGCTACAAATTACAGTTTTGATCAAGAAGAATACCATTTAAAAAAAGGTGTGCCCGTCAAAATTATTTTTAAAAACGATAGCGGCAATCACGGCATCCTTGTTCCTGAATTCGAACTCCAGCTTAATGGCAAAAAGTCCTCGAAAGTAATTGTTCCAGAGGAAGCTGGCACATTCGAAATGACCTGTTCGATTATGTGCGGTTCCGGACATAGCGGCATGAACGCAAAAATCATTGTGGAATAG